A region of the Oncorhynchus clarkii lewisi isolate Uvic-CL-2024 chromosome 29, UVic_Ocla_1.0, whole genome shotgun sequence genome:
GGTGGTAACCCCACCCCTCCCATGACTCCGGGCAGCATGCCCCCCTACCTCTCCCCCGGTGGGCCAGGACCAGACACCAAGCCCCCCTACCTCCCCCAAGGCCCCGACGTCAAGCCCAACATCAACTCCCTTCAGCCCCCCACTGGTGAGAACCACTTACTTCAACACTCCTTTATTAAATaaaggctctattcaatctgtatcgctgaagcGTTATGTAAAggtaattcccccccccccccccccctcccccccccccgcttgAGATGACATACCGTGAATGCAGTATCCACTAACGCGGGAACATTGCATTTCAATTTCAATGGCGCTGTAACGCTGAACTtccgcgatacggattgaatagagccctaactcATTGGATTGATGGAAATGTATATAGGGATCAGACCTGAGTCGTGTTCATTAGACAGCAAATGGAAGAAAAAAGGACTGAAACGGGAAGGGACTTGTCCCTAATGTTGAGGACCCTGGGCCGAATGCGTACTTTAAAtactctcatctcccctcccctccaggtAACCCTAGCGACGACCTGCGGCTGACCTTCCCGGTGCGCGACGGCGTGGTGCTTGAGCCGTTCCGATTGGAGCATAACCTGGCGGTCAGCAACCATGCCTTCCAGCTGCGAGACTCCGTCTACAAGACCCTCATGATGAGGTCCGAGCCCACCGACTCAGCCAATCAAAGCAGCAGTTACTGTGACGTGATCCAGTGTTTTAATACCATAGTTTGGATGTTTTCCATATTTATTAATCAACgattctggtgtgtgtgtctgtctgtttctgtgtttctgtgtgtgttttcatgtgtctgcctgtgtggatCTGTTGACTGCATGTGTGTCCTCTAGGCCTGACCTGGAGCTGCAGTTTAAGTGTTATCACcatgaggacagacagatgaacaCTAACTGGCCCGCCTCCGTACAGGTACAATCACACTTACAGGtacccactcacatacacacacacacacacacacagatgtagaTGCAACATCAAACAAAACACAATATTACAGACCTTTCCCAAGATGTGGGTgtagattatttatttttttggacATACAACCTGATCTTTGTGCATTTTTACACACACCCCTATCACAATGGGTTAGGCTGGGTTTACACTCCCCCAAGTGCTCTCACTGCTCTCTTGCGTAAAGTCACAAATTCTACCATGCACTGACATCTCTGTGTGGATCACTCCATACAGGTGGTGAAGTCATGAAGCCTTTAAAACTAGTGGAGTGGAGATCCAGCCTTATATCTGGGTTAGCAAGGTGATGACTATGAACGTGATTGGCTAGCCAGTTGAGTACTTCATTGGCTAGACAGTGTTGCGTTCAGGAGGGTGCAACATACTGAACGATTTAGGtagaaaacaaatgtatttatatggcccttacatcagctgatatatcaaagtgctgtacagaggATCAATCCCATCAATagagggcggcagggtagcctagtggttagagcaaccggaaggttgcaagttcaaatccccgagctgacaatgtaaaaatctgtcgttctgcacctgaactaggctgtcattgaaaataagaatttgttcttaactgacttgcctagttaaataaaggttaaataatatcCATTCTGCATGTCTTTTCTACAAAAcgtatttctatctgaacattccACACTATTGCACCCTATGCTAAAGGTGGCCCAGGGCatgtattcacaaagcgtctcgagtagaagtgctgatctaggattaaTTGTGCCTTTTGAATCATAAcaaataagattatatggacggggggggggggctgatcctaGGTCAGAACTCCTACTCTGAGCCCAGTGTGACGACTGTGACTAGCGTGTTAGCCGATCCTCCATTCACCTGTCTGTCATGTAGGTGTCTGGTCCTTGCTTACAGGTGAGTGTGAATGCCACACCGCTCACCATCGAGAGGGGCGACAACAAGACGTCCCACAAGCCCCTCTACCTCAAGCAGGTGTGTCAGCCGGGACGCAACACCATCCAAATCACTGTCACCGCCTGCTGCTGCGTAAGTAGTACCATACAGGAAAAAATGCTTTATGAAGTCCTAGTCTGGTTGCGTGCTGGTTGTATAATGATGTTTTGTTAAGTCTTCATCTGGTTCTGGTTTTTTGATAGCAACCAAAATATCACCTCTTTCCCATATCTTTATCTTGTCATGAAAAGGACATATTTACTAGTTTGTAatccaatttctctctctctcaccctctctagtCCCACCTGTTTGTGTTGCAGCTGGTCCACAGGCCGTCAGTACGCTCGGTTCTTCAGGGATTAATGAAGAAGAGACTACTGCCTGCAGAGCACTGTGTCACTAAGAGTGAgtggaacaaacacacacacacacacgtctgactggctggttggttcTCAGAAAAATATAGACTTCTTCTCACTGCAATTCTCACCTGTTCTCTTCCCTGCTCTCTtgtctattcctctccctctctttctctccctctcctcagttAAGAGGAACTTCAGTAGTGGGACCATCCCCGGGACCCCAGGGCTGAACGGAGAGGACGGTGTGGAACAGACGGCAATCAAAGTCTCCCTGAAATGTCCTATCACCTTCAGGCGCATCCAGCTGCCTGCACGCGGACACGACTGTAGACACATACAGGTGAGAGACTAGGCACACGCACAAATACAGGCGAAAACACGTACTCGCATACACACGTGCATATCATCACTCTTAACATATTGTGAGAGACAaacgtgcgcacgcacacacactaaacctctttctgtctctctctctcggcagtGTTTTGACCTGGAGTCGTACCTGCAGTTGAACTGTGAGAGAGGGACCTGGAGATGCCCTGTGTGCAAGTATGTTAACGCAACAATTTACACATCTTTTAGCATGCCTTATCTTTCCCATAGACAAAGACCTGTTGTTTTTTTAGTCATCCGGACCATGTGTGTCTCTCCACCACAGTAAGACGGCGCTACTGGAGGGTCTAGAAGTGGACCAGTACATGCTGGGCATTCTAATATACATACAGAAGTAAGTGTCTGTCTGCAAATCCCCTACTACATGGGTATTTAAATCTGAGCCTGGAGGTCCGGAGTACTGCtcgctggttttctgttctacctaatAATTAATTGAACCCACCTGGTGTCGAGGGGAAGAATGAAAATCAACTGATTTTGCCTGCCCTACTATGTTCATATTTAGTTTTTCTTTAGCTTAACCATAATTAGGTCTACAGTTTGCCTTATCTTGCTCTTCCTTGTCTAACCTCTTCCCTCAGTTCGGACTATGAGGAGATCACCATTGACCCAGTGTGTGGCTGGAGGCCGGTGCCCGTCAAACCAGATATCCACATAAAGGAGGAAGCAGACGGACCGGTGTTAAAACGCTGCCGGACGGTCAGCCCCAGTCACATGATGATGCCCAGCGTCATGGAGATGATCGCTGCCCTGGGACCAGCCTCACCCTACCAGGGTCAACCACCAGGGGGCAGGAACACACCTGACTACATCAGCCAAGgtagggaggagacagacagatgcacatgcgcacacacgcacacaaaagtGTCCTTTATATTTGTGTTGTTCATCTAGCAGGCACAGGATACTCCAGCCAGTCAGGCTTCTCTGACTTCCCCAACACCCCTGGAACTCCCACCCTGAGAGACTTCACCTCCCCCGGGCCCCCTAACATCTACCAACAGGACCAGGTAACACACCCACAGATAGGCACACACTAATGCACAGATGCACAGGAAAACACTCTCGGCGATAAACAGGCAGTAGTGCTGAGCTGAGTGATTAGTgttttttgaggtcggttcgattatttaaaaaaatggcaCTTTTTTAAAAGATTTTATGTGGATTGAATGCTGttacaacacagaataaaacaattaatacaagtcccatgatggtagtgactgcccattactgcttattaaccatcatttattcacattactttcaTCAAATATTTCAGTTACATTTGAGCTGATTGATGCCTGACAATCACTTTGGCCTTcgtttatgactgctgaataccaactatcaatcacttagatcgtgtattttcaggtagagatgcaTCCCGAATCAACTGATCTCTATCTGCTATATATCCAGCAATTTTCTCTCTTTTACGTAGCAGGCGTAAAGAAACAGACGGGACAAGTAGGCgggcaatggattatggtcattatacactgatcaaaaatataaacgcaacatgcaacaatttcaaagattttactgtaaatacgaatttgttcttaactgacgtgcccagttaaataaaataaattacacacgtgcaccttgtgctggggacaataaatcagtcaatttaaatgaatgcattaggccctaattgacttcttttttttatttttaagtaggggcgtggataagaaaaccagtcagtatctggtgtgaccatttgcctcatgcagcatgacatcTCCTTCGCAGAGAATTGATCAGGCATTTGATTgttgcctgtggaatgttgtcccactcgtcttcaatggctgtgcgaagttgcttgatattggcgggaactggaacatgttgTCGTACACATTTATCCAGAGCGTAccaaacatgcttaatgggtgactttgcaggccatggaagaactgggacattttcagcttcaggaattgtgtacagatccttgcgacatggggccatgctttatcatgctgaaacatgaggtgatggcggcagatgaatggcacatcaatgggcctcaggatctcgtcacggtatctctgtgcattcaaattgccatcgataaaatgcaattgtgttcgttgtctgtagcttatgcctgcccatacccgaatcccacctccaccatggggcactctgttcacaacgttgaaacCCGGATTCATCCATGAGCACACTTCtctagcgtgccagtggccatcaatgGTGAGTATTTGCTCACTGAAGTCAGTTATGACGCTGAACtgcaggtcaagaccctggtgaggactaagagcatgcagatgagcttccctgagatggtttctgacagatGGTGCAGagattcttcggttgtgcaaacccacagtttcatcagctttcccagtggctggtctcagacgatcccgcaggtgaagaagctggatgtggaggtcctggcctggcctggcgtggttacacgtggtctgaggttgtgagtCCGGTTGGACgcactgtcaaattctctaaaatgatgttgcttatggtagagaaatgagaaACTCTGGTGGACCTTGCCAATTTGAGCACTCCcttaacttgagacatctgtggcattgtgttgtgacaaagcgTAATATTTTtgtggccttttactgtccccagcacaaggtgcacctgtgtattttgttatttaactttttatttaactagctaagtcagttaagaacaaattcttatttacaatgacggcctaccaaaatgctaaaggcctcctgcggggatgggggctgggatttaaaatataaatgtataaaaaaaattggacaaaacacacatcacgacaagagacaatgctacataaagagagacctaagacaacaacatgtcatgTTTGCTGCCATgctaacacagcatggtagcaacaacatggtagcagcacaaaacagggtacaaactttactgggcacagacatcagcacaaagggcaagaaggcagaacagttgaaactggagcagcagcatggccaggtggaatggggacagcaaggagtcatcatgtcaggtagtcctgaggcatggtcctagggctcaggtcctcagagagaaagagaattagagagagcatacttattcacacaggacaccggataagacaggagaagtactccagatataacaaactgaccctagccccccgacacaaactactgcagcataaatactggaggctgagacaggaggggtcaggagacactgtggccccatccgatgatacccccggacagggccaaacaggaaggatataaccccacccactttgccaacgcacagcccccacaccactagagggatatcttcaaccaccaacgtaccatcctgagacaaggctgagtatagcccacaaagatctccgccacggcacaaccgaaggggggcgccaacccagacaggaagatcacatcagtgactcaacccactcaagtgacgcacccctcctagggacggcattaaagggcaccagtaagccagtgactcaacccctgtaatagggttagaggcagagaatcccagtggaaagaggggaaccgggcaggcagagacagcagagcctttccgttcaccttcacacttctgggccagactacactcaatcttatgacccactgaagagatgagtcttcagtaaagacttaaaggttgagaccgagtctacgtctctcgcatgggtaggcagaccgttccataaaaatggagctctataggagaaagccctgcctccagctgtttgcttagaaattctagggacaattaggaggcctgcgtcttgtgaccgtagtgtaggtacagtgccttgcga
Encoded here:
- the LOC139387963 gene encoding zinc finger MIZ domain-containing protein 2-like isoform X19, with the translated sequence MGPGGNSGGHMMQSSSGGGGMSPGMSHQYQSYGDKGYGQPGLYGRPNTAYNQAPPYGQSYSNNGGGGGGMGQRPPSDFTQAAAAAVAAAAATATATATATVAAIQEKQNQELNYGQMGGGPSYSTQFLSHQGPQQGGPRGPPGMSPSGMVQSRPGQHPSMGGMVYPSHPSQGQGQRMPQQHPGYPGGQQQGLKRPYQSEGFPGQQQYGSGGMSPYHSGQPLQYPPGPQQHQPQSPSYHPSQRMPPMGQYQQGPPNPAQYYKEQQYNGQQGNMPAGASGGYNAFTQAAVNAQGSRVMPGYPSSPLGGNPTPPMTPGSMPPYLSPGGPGPDTKPPYLPQGPDVKPNINSLQPPTGNPSDDLRLTFPVRDGVVLEPFRLEHNLAVSNHAFQLRDSVYKTLMMRPDLELQFKCYHHEDRQMNTNWPASVQVQSHLQVSGPCLQVSVNATPLTIERGDNKTSHKPLYLKQVCQPGRNTIQITVTACCCSHLFVLQLVHRPSVRSVLQGLMKKRLLPAEHCVTKIKRNFSSGTIPGTPGLNGEDGVEQTAIKVSLKCPITFRRIQLPARGHDCRHIQCFDLESYLQLNCERGTWRCPVCNKTALLEGLEVDQYMLGILIYIQNSDYEEITIDPVCGWRPVPVKPDIHIKEEADGPVLKRCRTVSPSHMMMPSVMEMIAALGPASPYQGQPPGGRNTPDYISQAGTGYSSQSGFSDFPNTPGTPTLRDFTSPGPPNIYQQDQMSHSGRMDPSHNALQQQQQQHQQGVHGNQSLGSSVGGQMQQRNSNTQNARLQAEGSFGQGGPGGTGVAGGGEGADHALDLLPELTNPDELLSYLGPPDLPSNNNDDLLSLFENN
- the LOC139387963 gene encoding zinc finger MIZ domain-containing protein 2-like isoform X20, which gives rise to MGPGGNSGGHMMQSSSGGGGMSPGMSHQYQSYGDKGYGQPGLYGRPNTAYNQAPPYGQSYSNNGGGGGGMGQRPPSDFTQAAAAAVAAAAATATATATATVAAIQEKQNQELNYGQMGGGPSYSTQFLSHQGPQQGGPRGPPGMSPSGMVQSRPGQHPSMGGMVYPSHPSQGQGQRMPQQHPGYPGGQQQGLKRPYQSEGFPGQQQYGSGGMSPYHSGQPLQYPPGPQQHQPQSPSYHPSQRMPPMGQYQQGPPNPAQYYKQEQQYNGQQGNMPAGASGGYNAFTQAAVNAQGSRVMPGYPSSPLGGNPTPPMTPGSMPPYLSPGGPGPDTKPPYLPQGPDVKPNINSLQPPTGNPSDDLRLTFPVRDGVVLEPFRLEHNLAVSNHAFQLRDSVYKTLMMRPDLELQFKCYHHEDRQMNTNWPASVQVSGPCLQVSVNATPLTIERGDNKTSHKPLYLKQVCQPGRNTIQITVTACCCSHLFVLQLVHRPSVRSVLQGLMKKRLLPAEHCVTKIKRNFSSGTIPGTPGLNGEDGVEQTAIKVSLKCPITFRRIQLPARGHDCRHIQCFDLESYLQLNCERGTWRCPVCNKTALLEGLEVDQYMLGILIYIQNSDYEEITIDPVCGWRPVPVKPDIHIKEEADGPVLKRCRTVSPSHMMMPSVMEMIAALGPASPYQGQPPGGRNTPDYISQAGTGYSSQSGFSDFPNTPGTPTLRDFTSPGPPNIYQQDQMSHSGRMDPSHNALQQQQQQHQQGVHGNQSLGSSVGGQMQQRNSNTQNARLQAEGSFGQGGPGGTGVAGGGEGADHALDLLPELTNPDELLSYLGPPDLPSNNNDDLLSLFENN
- the LOC139387963 gene encoding zinc finger MIZ domain-containing protein 2-like isoform X21, encoding MGPGGNSGGHMMQSSSGGGGMSPGMSHQYQSYGDKGYGQPGLYGRPNTAYNQAPPYGQSYSNNGGGGGGMGQRPPSDFTQAAAAAVAAAAATATATATATVAAIQEKQNQELNYGQMGGGPSYSTQFLSHQGPQQGGPRGPPGMSPSGMVQSRPGQHPSMGGMVYPSHPSQGQGQRMPQQHPGYPGGQQQGLKRPYQSEGFPGQQQYGSGGMSPYHSGQPLQYPPGPQQHQPQSPSYHPSQRMPPMGQYQQGPPNPAQYYKQEQQYNGQQGNMPAGASGGYNAFTQAAVNAQGSRVMPGYPSSPLGGNPTPPMTPGSMPPYLSPGGPGPDTKPPYLPQGPDVKPNINSLQPPTGNPSDDLRLTFPVRDGVVLEPFRLEHNLAVSNHAFQLRDSVYKTLMMRPDLELQFKCYHHEDRQMNTNWPASVQVQSHLQVSVNATPLTIERGDNKTSHKPLYLKQVCQPGRNTIQITVTACCCSHLFVLQLVHRPSVRSVLQGLMKKRLLPAEHCVTKIKRNFSSGTIPGTPGLNGEDGVEQTAIKVSLKCPITFRRIQLPARGHDCRHIQCFDLESYLQLNCERGTWRCPVCNKTALLEGLEVDQYMLGILIYIQNSDYEEITIDPVCGWRPVPVKPDIHIKEEADGPVLKRCRTVSPSHMMMPSVMEMIAALGPASPYQGQPPGGRNTPDYISQGTGYSSQSGFSDFPNTPGTPTLRDFTSPGPPNIYQQDQMSHSGRMDPSHNALQQQQQQHQQGVHGNQSLGSSVGGQMQQRNSNTQNARLQAEGSFGQGGPGGTGVAGGGEGADHALDLLPELTNPDELLSYLGPPDLPSNNNDDLLSLFENN